The following are encoded in a window of Hallerella porci genomic DNA:
- a CDS encoding NYN domain-containing protein, which yields MNQSAESNAFKVGFFVDGFTLRKVNEYYRNQVPECNGINLSGLKNWAAAQASRYFWAGRSIEMMSHYYHPYRNPEEDNDFRHRGMMFFSGELAKAGFGVHFAEVNYVKNLCPNMALKEDVLLYAQYKQLDALILASTQGQFAGLPERLARMNVPTLLLGWNFTYCNQNREVHWHTDKDLRRESTYYIPMERVMEKNRASRDVLTRDLFLSPRGKATACRGVSSGFPKGMSRLA from the coding sequence ATGAATCAATCCGCGGAATCAAACGCATTTAAAGTCGGTTTTTTTGTCGATGGCTTTACTTTGCGCAAAGTCAATGAATACTACCGCAATCAAGTCCCGGAATGCAACGGTATCAATTTATCGGGACTTAAAAATTGGGCGGCTGCCCAGGCAAGTCGTTATTTTTGGGCGGGGCGTTCCATTGAAATGATGTCGCATTATTATCATCCCTATCGCAATCCCGAAGAGGACAACGATTTTCGTCATCGCGGAATGATGTTCTTTTCGGGGGAGCTTGCCAAAGCCGGTTTTGGCGTTCATTTTGCCGAAGTGAATTATGTGAAAAACCTGTGCCCCAACATGGCTCTGAAAGAAGACGTGTTACTTTATGCGCAATACAAGCAGCTGGACGCCTTGATTCTTGCCAGTACGCAGGGCCAGTTTGCGGGCCTTCCCGAACGGCTTGCCCGAATGAATGTCCCCACTCTTCTTTTGGGCTGGAACTTTACCTATTGCAATCAGAACCGCGAGGTCCATTGGCATACGGACAAGGATTTGCGCCGGGAATCGACTTATTACATTCCGATGGAACGGGTGATGGAAAAAAATAGAGCCAGCAGAGATGTGCTGACTCGAGATTTATTTTTGTCGCCTAGGGGAAAAGCTACAGCTTGTCGCGGAGTTTCTTCTGGTTTTCCGAAAGGAATGTCCAGGTTAGCTTGA
- a CDS encoding PLAT/LH2 domain-containing protein, protein MFLIALSLCKAEFAPNSDAGMVSISMDGESLQNLLSVYENSGYHDFGTTDMLENVKEIKSVNEYYFYNFKMDLSDDDLKFSMDGTLDANARVVSHGIPFHPHVKTKGIDGSANAFFKDFGISEDGNVHLNVCISDVNADISDISYGKGYIIDKFIYKMWGDADEQINSKAQAAIDNAVTSFANANSCLDLTNHIAISYPEFLSPIGIQHSGTKVSDNKIMAYGCPVAKTKIGDAVVIGDGPCETVAYNIAVYTADDVGNAGTESKISVSLCGDDAFGGRRCINGALNDWTKKGQISHLLLESSALLVDNLSLSLTSDNSGSKPGWYVDSVSVDMTVPNNSSFHYWFPIHRWIGGSNRPTSFTFHQADNPQIYTFTVKTGSGSRFEASGTDSHILADACDVNGKCLTFLLDKDDHDDFEKGGTSTYSIVTNEKLANLKSLTLHNVYDGSGPGWYVQDVMYSHYSFPESKGHSLKDGQGFMFRQWLAEGENQGAYYTTDRWNYPVQTSDEFYLYPVNADPILFICDISATRYVNDNFGYNVRIKTKSGGASGTDADITLTLEGCSGETESFDLNDDKDNFEKGKEDHFLLSGIKDLKGIKKIKLHNDGSGDGAGWSPESLFVVPVVYGGIYGMPYNEEYKYEFTNSLNKNDGWDWESEELACPDLVPQFIPYVYEVRPGDHLNILGKNLKQAQSIKIVLDKDIFPISVDSRSAAFYVPEDTPLGEYNLGSVLIDGVVQQVFVHVRGEKPVLNGIAVTQAKPGDAFEVSMRNIDTTSLFYLENYPLQILALSKKGVYLQIPKNMEKGIYKLRTLSNGWDITYGTSIEIVKSFVPHISGISDSIVYSGQIIEIFGKNFGDSINAIEVKFGKKTGGIRAVENERIQVRIPYGVSGDSILVRVSREGIWAREIIKIKIQSLPWFMTFDDVENSWTSGNASLSLDSAVKYGNVGYSLKIHGSGYMPIISPVFNTYELGAFSDTLLLDVWIPENQANPYWWGDVQMSVNIPAAGLYNAWIGQKPLTGLHSGWNTLTFALNPTIYSAFAGDYPNATISVILNVNENTDDFRIDNLRFGGDIKIRRTEHIEASPVLNVYAVDFMSFDNINDWSSSGTELLFVDSPKMQGLGATGIMASGYTEIESRRFLLSELQYVSDVISLDVYVPNPQPNDYWVGNLGMGLRCFDSGISMYLGNVDLTHLFREEFNNVRFTLPPDALQALKSDAGECSFSVYLNVNNGAGLFLLDNMGFVKKIEVAGR, encoded by the coding sequence TTGTTTTTAATTGCATTATCGTTATGTAAAGCCGAATTTGCGCCAAATTCGGATGCTGGGATGGTTTCTATTTCTATGGATGGGGAAAGCCTGCAAAATTTGCTATCGGTTTATGAAAATTCCGGATATCATGATTTCGGCACAACAGATATGTTGGAAAATGTAAAGGAAATTAAGAGTGTAAATGAGTATTATTTCTACAACTTTAAGATGGATTTGAGCGACGATGATTTGAAATTTAGCATGGATGGGACATTGGATGCGAATGCGAGAGTTGTATCGCATGGAATCCCTTTTCATCCTCACGTAAAAACTAAAGGAATAGACGGTTCCGCAAATGCGTTTTTTAAAGATTTTGGAATTTCGGAAGACGGAAACGTACATCTGAATGTATGTATTTCCGATGTTAATGCCGATATATCGGATATTTCTTATGGAAAAGGATATATCATTGATAAATTTATATATAAAATGTGGGGAGATGCAGATGAACAAATTAATTCAAAAGCTCAAGCTGCAATAGATAATGCCGTGACTTCTTTTGCAAATGCTAATAGTTGCCTAGACCTTACCAACCACATAGCCATCAGCTACCCGGAGTTTCTCTCTCCTATAGGGATTCAGCATTCGGGGACGAAAGTTTCCGATAATAAAATTATGGCCTATGGCTGCCCTGTTGCCAAAACCAAGATAGGCGATGCCGTCGTCATCGGAGACGGCCCTTGCGAAACGGTCGCTTATAATATTGCCGTATATACAGCAGATGATGTGGGGAATGCGGGGACGGAATCTAAAATAAGCGTTTCCTTGTGCGGAGATGACGCTTTCGGCGGCAGACGGTGCATCAACGGTGCGCTAAACGACTGGACGAAAAAGGGTCAAATTTCCCATTTGCTTTTAGAAAGTTCCGCACTCTTGGTGGATAATTTGTCATTGTCCTTGACCAGCGATAATTCGGGGAGCAAACCCGGTTGGTATGTGGATTCCGTTTCCGTGGACATGACGGTTCCCAATAATAGCTCATTCCATTATTGGTTTCCAATACACCGTTGGATAGGCGGCTCCAATAGGCCTACGTCTTTTACATTTCATCAAGCGGACAATCCTCAAATTTATACATTCACCGTAAAGACAGGAAGTGGCTCCCGATTTGAAGCGTCGGGAACGGATTCGCATATTTTAGCGGACGCCTGCGATGTAAACGGTAAATGCCTGACATTTTTGCTGGACAAGGACGACCATGACGATTTTGAAAAAGGCGGCACCTCCACATACTCGATTGTCACGAACGAAAAATTGGCGAATTTGAAAAGCCTGACGTTGCATAATGTTTATGACGGAAGTGGCCCAGGCTGGTATGTGCAGGATGTCATGTACAGCCACTATTCCTTTCCTGAAAGTAAAGGCCATTCCTTAAAGGACGGCCAGGGGTTTATGTTCCGGCAATGGCTTGCCGAGGGGGAAAATCAAGGAGCTTATTATACAACGGACCGTTGGAATTATCCAGTCCAAACCTCCGATGAATTTTACCTTTATCCGGTAAATGCCGATCCGATTTTGTTCATTTGCGATATTTCTGCAACACGCTATGTAAATGACAATTTTGGCTATAATGTTAGGATAAAGACCAAAAGCGGCGGGGCTTCGGGAACGGACGCCGATATTACATTGACTTTAGAGGGGTGTTCAGGGGAAACGGAATCTTTTGATTTGAATGATGATAAGGACAACTTTGAAAAAGGAAAAGAGGACCATTTTTTACTTTCGGGTATAAAGGATTTAAAGGGCATAAAAAAAATCAAATTACATAATGACGGTTCGGGCGATGGAGCCGGATGGTCTCCGGAATCTTTGTTTGTCGTTCCTGTTGTTTATGGCGGAATATATGGAATGCCATACAATGAGGAATATAAATATGAGTTTACCAACAGCCTGAATAAAAACGATGGCTGGGATTGGGAATCGGAAGAGCTGGCGTGCCCAGATTTGGTCCCTCAGTTTATACCATATGTTTATGAAGTCCGTCCGGGAGATCACTTGAATATTTTGGGAAAAAATTTAAAACAGGCGCAAAGCATCAAGATTGTTTTGGATAAAGATATTTTTCCTATTTCTGTCGACAGTCGGAGTGCCGCTTTTTATGTCCCAGAAGACACTCCTTTGGGCGAATACAATCTTGGTTCTGTTCTTATTGATGGTGTGGTTCAGCAGGTGTTTGTTCATGTTCGGGGTGAAAAACCTGTTCTGAACGGCATCGCCGTCACCCAGGCAAAGCCTGGCGACGCATTTGAAGTGTCTATGCGCAATATAGATACGACTTCCCTCTTCTATTTGGAAAACTATCCACTTCAAATTTTGGCCTTGTCTAAAAAAGGTGTCTATTTGCAAATCCCGAAAAATATGGAAAAGGGAATTTACAAACTCCGAACTCTATCGAATGGCTGGGACATCACCTATGGCACTTCCATAGAAATTGTAAAATCCTTTGTTCCGCATATTTCTGGCATTTCGGACTCCATTGTTTACTCCGGTCAAATCATTGAAATTTTCGGAAAAAATTTTGGAGATTCAATTAATGCTATAGAAGTGAAATTTGGTAAAAAAACGGGTGGAATCCGAGCTGTTGAAAACGAAAGGATTCAAGTACGAATTCCTTATGGCGTGTCGGGCGATAGCATTTTGGTAAGGGTGTCTCGTGAGGGAATTTGGGCGAGAGAAATCATCAAAATAAAAATTCAGAGCTTGCCTTGGTTTATGACTTTTGACGATGTAGAAAATTCTTGGACTAGTGGAAACGCGAGCCTTTCTTTGGATAGTGCTGTGAAATATGGCAACGTCGGATATTCTTTGAAAATACATGGTTCGGGCTATATGCCGATTATTTCGCCTGTATTTAATACATACGAGTTGGGAGCGTTCTCCGACACTCTCCTTCTGGATGTTTGGATTCCGGAAAATCAGGCGAATCCTTATTGGTGGGGAGATGTTCAAATGAGCGTGAACATCCCTGCTGCGGGACTTTATAATGCCTGGATTGGGCAAAAGCCATTGACAGGCCTGCATTCCGGGTGGAATACGCTTACTTTTGCATTGAATCCGACGATATACTCTGCCTTTGCCGGCGATTATCCAAATGCGACGATTTCTGTTATATTGAATGTGAATGAAAATACGGATGATTTCCGCATAGACAATCTGCGATTTGGCGGTGATATCAAAATTCGTAGGACGGAACATATCGAGGCCAGTCCCGTATTGAATGTGTATGCCGTGGATTTCATGTCTTTCGATAATATCAACGACTGGTCGTCTAGCGGCACGGAACTTCTTTTTGTGGATTCTCCCAAAATGCAAGGTCTAGGCGCAACAGGCATCATGGCGTCCGGTTATACGGAAATAGAAAGTCGCCGCTTTTTACTTTCTGAATTGCAATATGTTTCCGATGTCATTTCTCTGGATGTCTATGTGCCGAATCCTCAGCCGAACGATTATTGGGTAGGCAATTTAGGAATGGGGCTTCGGTGTTTTGATTCTGGAATTTCTATGTATCTGGGAAATGTGGATTTGACACATTTGTTCCGCGAGGAATTCAACAATGTGCGGTTCACGTTGCCGCCGGATGCGCTACAGGCGTTGAAATCCGACGCAGGGGAATGTAGTTTTTCCGTATATCTGAATGTGAATAACGGTGCTGGACTTTTCCTGTTGGATAATATGGGCTTTGTCAAAAAAATTGAAGTGGCGGGCAGGTAG